The following proteins are encoded in a genomic region of Candidatus Bathyarchaeota archaeon:
- a CDS encoding glycosyltransferase family 2 protein → MKKISVFIPVYENSDWLEKLLEELTNDSYENKEIFVTIDKPNEKSLKVAKKYGRQVFFIMNEQRRGKVDALNSAVKISEGEILVFLDSDVKLGDSKDFLGIIEWEMRDISILDVKTKIVRDSFIPRMVNYEYISSNFANYLYSKLIKRCFGINGAAFALKRETFEEVGGFSKVVSEDLDIAVKVLLKNKRFKYTDKVEVYTRAPSSWRSWFAQRKRWGIGTGLWLKDHWRNLLKYVAKYPHVAIPSIPILFPTLIPLVLNYVFSDFLGYKILNFVFMLLATQFSFLIPFVFSVSMVLVLFTSFVNFFISFLLFSALFYSASRKLKLHFNFLEFLIYYFFYQPLTFFTLTVSMIMPFLFSEYELDWKV, encoded by the coding sequence ATGAAGAAAATTAGTGTCTTTATACCAGTTTATGAGAATTCGGACTGGTTGGAGAAGTTGTTAGAGGAATTAACGAACGACTCGTATGAAAATAAGGAAATTTTTGTTACGATAGATAAACCTAATGAAAAATCGCTAAAAGTTGCCAAGAAATATGGGCGCCAAGTATTTTTTATTATGAATGAGCAGAGAAGAGGCAAGGTGGATGCTCTAAACAGCGCTGTGAAAATCTCGGAGGGTGAAATTCTAGTTTTTCTTGACTCTGATGTCAAACTTGGGGATTCAAAGGATTTTTTGGGAATAATAGAATGGGAGATGAGAGACATTAGTATTCTTGACGTGAAAACGAAAATTGTACGAGATTCTTTCATACCAAGAATGGTGAATTATGAGTACATTAGCTCCAACTTTGCAAATTACCTTTATTCAAAGCTGATAAAGAGATGTTTCGGCATTAACGGAGCTGCTTTCGCTCTGAAAAGAGAGACTTTTGAAGAAGTTGGAGGGTTTTCTAAGGTAGTTTCAGAGGACCTAGATATCGCAGTAAAGGTTCTTCTAAAAAATAAGCGTTTTAAATACACAGATAAGGTGGAGGTTTACACAAGGGCTCCTTCAAGCTGGAGAAGCTGGTTTGCTCAAAGGAAAAGATGGGGCATAGGTACTGGTTTATGGCTTAAGGATCATTGGAGAAACTTATTAAAGTATGTAGCGAAGTATCCGCACGTTGCGATCCCAAGCATCCCTATCCTTTTTCCAACCTTAATTCCACTAGTCCTCAATTATGTTTTCTCTGACTTCCTAGGTTATAAAATTCTTAATTTCGTTTTCATGCTTTTGGCAACACAGTTCAGTTTTTTGATTCCATTTGTCTTTTCAGTTTCAATGGTACTGGTTCTTTTCACAAGTTTCGTGAATTTTTTCATCAGTTTTCTTCTTTTTTCGGCTCTGTTTTACTCAGCCTCACGAAAGCTAAAGCTACACTTCAATTTCTTAGAATTTTTGATATATTACTTCTTTTATCAACCCCTCACCTTCTTTACACTGACAGTGAGTATGATAATGCCATTTCTCTTTTCGGAATATGAATTGGATTGGAAAGTCTAA
- a CDS encoding PadR family transcriptional regulator gives MTEAERDLIRATLRGFSRVVILWLISQKPMSGYGLVKEMKRLTGQNFHPGIIYPLLYELEERGFIAGEWTQRGRRRIKYYSITQNGTELLNRLRELFEMPVKEVLKDLIKGDSR, from the coding sequence ATGACTGAGGCGGAAAGAGACTTAATTAGAGCCACTTTGAGGGGCTTCAGCAGAGTCGTTATTCTATGGCTTATAAGCCAGAAACCCATGTCCGGCTACGGACTTGTTAAGGAGATGAAGAGATTAACTGGACAAAACTTCCATCCGGGAATAATATATCCTCTCTTATATGAGTTAGAAGAAAGAGGTTTCATAGCTGGCGAGTGGACACAAAGGGGTAGACGTCGCATTAAATACTATTCGATAACCCAAAATGGAACAGAATTGTTGAATCGTCTGCGAGAGCTTTTTGAGATGCCTGTGAAAGAAGTGTTAAAAGACCTCATCAAAGGAGACTCCAGATAA
- a CDS encoding valine--tRNA ligase: protein MPKKIDFLATEEKWQRKWEEWGIYHFDWNDFSKPTFSIDTPPPYPSGEFHMGNVLDWTYFDIIARYKRMQGYNVYFPQGWDCHGLQIERRAEKEYGVRKSDTTTAEFINLCKKFVDKYISIMKTAIKQLGCSNDWTVEYKTMNPDYWRRTQLSFIMLYKKGYIYQGTHPVNWCPSCETAIADAEVNYETRQGALYHIKFPLEKSGYLTIATTRPELIPACVTVAVNPKDERYKKYVGKSIHIPTANRTVKIITDNMVDQEFGTGVVMICTYGDKADVKTVAKHRLLSVTVLTKDGKMNKNAGKYEGLTIQEVKKAIAEDLKQQGLLIKIEPIQQEVGLCDRCDTPIEILETKQWFMKTRQLTEQVEKTANALKWYPNYMKTRLIDWAKSLDWDWVISRQRVFGTPIPIWYCKKCGEIILAEESWPPIDPKQENPRIKGCSKCGHEKFVAERDVFDTWMDSSITCAVHAGWPDKSEEEWRRLFPADLHPSGTDIIRTWAYYLMVRHLALFNETPYKACLINGMVLGDDGRKMSKSLGNYITAHEVFKKYGADTSRQWAAGGGTTGSDIPFRWPDVEYAWRFLIKLWNASRFAGLLLKDYELAKTPELTLLDKWVIARMNRATLRVTEALEKCQFNIAIEEIRNFAWRDLCDNYIEAAKHRLYKGDVYGQEKREAAQYALYTTLYRLLQIFAPIAPHITEEIYQTMFAESVKQKSIHLSPWPQVEEAKIDEEAIEKGDLLVAVIGEIRREKARKRMPLNASIEELTIYGGTKENAKTLAESSEDIEGTCKIEKINILPREGEGVEVEGHLEIRFVGL from the coding sequence TTGCCCAAAAAAATTGATTTTCTTGCCACTGAAGAAAAGTGGCAACGTAAGTGGGAAGAATGGGGTATCTATCACTTTGACTGGAACGATTTTTCTAAACCTACTTTCAGCATCGATACTCCTCCGCCCTACCCAAGCGGCGAATTTCACATGGGTAATGTTCTTGACTGGACTTATTTCGATATCATTGCCCGCTACAAACGCATGCAAGGCTATAATGTCTACTTCCCCCAAGGCTGGGACTGCCATGGCTTGCAGATTGAGAGAAGAGCTGAAAAAGAATATGGAGTCAGAAAGTCTGATACTACAACGGCTGAATTTATCAACCTCTGCAAAAAATTCGTGGATAAATACATTAGCATCATGAAAACCGCCATAAAACAGCTGGGCTGCAGCAACGACTGGACAGTTGAATACAAAACCATGAACCCTGACTACTGGCGCCGCACCCAACTAAGCTTCATAATGCTCTACAAGAAAGGCTACATCTACCAGGGCACTCACCCAGTAAACTGGTGTCCCAGCTGCGAAACAGCCATAGCGGACGCCGAAGTAAACTACGAAACACGCCAAGGCGCTCTCTACCACATCAAATTTCCACTAGAAAAAAGCGGCTACCTAACTATTGCCACCACACGTCCCGAACTTATACCAGCCTGCGTCACCGTCGCCGTTAACCCAAAAGATGAACGCTACAAAAAGTATGTAGGCAAAAGCATTCACATTCCAACTGCAAACCGCACCGTTAAAATAATTACTGACAACATGGTGGACCAGGAATTTGGCACTGGCGTAGTCATGATTTGTACTTATGGCGACAAAGCAGACGTGAAAACTGTAGCTAAACACCGGCTCCTTTCTGTCACAGTTCTAACCAAAGACGGGAAAATGAATAAAAACGCAGGTAAATATGAAGGCTTAACGATCCAAGAAGTCAAAAAAGCCATTGCAGAAGACCTCAAGCAACAAGGGTTGCTGATTAAAATTGAGCCTATTCAACAAGAAGTCGGCTTATGTGACCGTTGTGATACTCCAATCGAAATATTAGAAACAAAGCAGTGGTTTATGAAAACCCGCCAGCTGACAGAGCAAGTGGAAAAAACAGCGAACGCACTAAAATGGTATCCAAACTACATGAAAACCCGCCTTATCGACTGGGCAAAATCCCTTGATTGGGACTGGGTCATCAGCCGCCAACGAGTCTTTGGCACTCCAATTCCCATATGGTACTGCAAGAAATGTGGCGAAATAATATTGGCAGAGGAGAGTTGGCCACCGATAGATCCGAAACAAGAAAATCCAAGAATCAAGGGATGCTCAAAATGTGGTCACGAAAAATTCGTTGCTGAAAGAGACGTCTTTGATACTTGGATGGATTCTTCCATAACTTGTGCTGTGCATGCAGGATGGCCCGACAAGTCAGAAGAGGAGTGGCGTAGACTTTTTCCTGCAGATCTTCACCCTTCAGGAACAGACATCATCCGTACCTGGGCCTACTACCTTATGGTACGTCACCTCGCGCTTTTCAACGAAACACCTTACAAGGCCTGTCTCATTAATGGCATGGTTCTTGGCGATGATGGGCGTAAGATGAGTAAAAGTCTTGGCAACTACATTACCGCTCATGAAGTCTTCAAGAAGTATGGTGCAGATACAAGTAGGCAGTGGGCGGCAGGCGGCGGTACTACAGGCTCAGACATACCTTTCCGCTGGCCAGACGTAGAGTATGCATGGCGTTTTCTCATAAAACTATGGAATGCCTCCCGATTCGCTGGTCTGCTGTTGAAAGACTATGAACTGGCAAAAACTCCAGAGCTAACTCTTCTGGATAAGTGGGTTATAGCTAGAATGAATCGAGCAACGCTGAGGGTTACTGAGGCCTTGGAAAAGTGTCAATTTAACATAGCCATTGAAGAAATTAGAAATTTCGCTTGGCGTGACCTCTGTGATAATTATATTGAAGCGGCGAAGCATAGACTCTACAAAGGCGACGTGTATGGCCAAGAGAAACGTGAAGCCGCCCAATACGCACTTTATACTACTCTTTATCGTCTTCTTCAAATATTCGCCCCAATCGCTCCCCACATTACGGAGGAAATCTATCAAACGATGTTCGCTGAAAGTGTAAAACAAAAAAGCATACACTTGTCACCGTGGCCACAAGTGGAAGAGGCGAAGATTGACGAGGAAGCTATTGAGAAAGGTGACTTACTTGTTGCGGTGATTGGTGAAATCAGGCGAGAGAAAGCAAGAAAGAGGATGCCGTTGAACGCTTCGATTGAAGAGTTAACGATCTACGGAGGAACTAAAGAAAATGCTAAAACGTTGGCCGAGTCTTCTGAGGACATCGAAGGTACTTGCAAGATTGAAAAGATAAACATACTACCACGAGAGGGCGAAGGTGTGGAGGTTGAAGGTCACCTTGAGATACGGTTCGTTGGCTTATAG
- a CDS encoding B12-binding domain-containing radical SAM protein, translating into MLSEQGVKIVLTASATEMSDFFNNPFIAFVGGFSKGPIPLWLTRKQLYPPVKKNHNGTAKYAPYGLRKVEGILIENGFDESDIAVAHPNNLGSFVGPNTKVVGISSMDPLGMGYVSKTYSSLVGGGEPMNAIEFRNLMKHESLQTHKPKVIVGGAGAWQLEYKNVMKSYGIDCIVMGESETVVAELFAKAVKGESLPQVVHVNASPKDESIPTIKHASIHGCVEISRGCGRNCQFCTPTMQKRRNFRLDKIMEEVKVNIKEGAEMITLSTEDVFLYGAKNNGFIPNKKAVLKLLRSVASHPRVKAIQPSHMSLAPVVHDPGMVEEASEILIEHSWYSHSGKPIVTAETGIETGSTRLIQRYMAGKPLPFKPEDWKELVSQAFGILNDNNWYPLATLIVGLPDEIEDDVITTLELIDDLSEYRAFFVPLLFVPLESCLLSKQHGAELDSLSRARWELLTKCWKYNVHVWHSSFLECRVRNPLLYNFITKFLLPSVGFLSGLYYGAKHGKIVQDSIWDMAGVT; encoded by the coding sequence ATGTTAAGTGAACAAGGAGTAAAAATTGTCCTAACAGCTTCAGCGACGGAAATGAGTGACTTCTTCAATAACCCGTTCATTGCCTTCGTAGGAGGGTTTTCGAAGGGACCAATACCATTATGGCTTACAAGAAAGCAGCTGTATCCACCAGTTAAGAAAAACCATAATGGCACTGCGAAATATGCGCCTTATGGACTTAGGAAGGTTGAGGGGATTCTTATAGAAAACGGATTCGACGAATCCGATATTGCTGTTGCTCATCCCAACAATCTTGGCTCCTTCGTTGGTCCAAATACAAAGGTTGTAGGCATATCAAGTATGGATCCTCTGGGAATGGGATACGTCAGTAAAACATATTCTTCACTAGTTGGCGGTGGGGAACCCATGAACGCGATAGAATTTAGAAACTTGATGAAGCATGAGAGCCTCCAAACACACAAACCAAAGGTTATAGTTGGTGGTGCTGGGGCGTGGCAGCTTGAATACAAAAACGTAATGAAATCTTATGGAATCGATTGTATCGTGATGGGAGAAAGCGAAACGGTAGTAGCCGAGCTTTTTGCCAAAGCTGTGAAAGGTGAAAGTCTTCCTCAAGTAGTTCATGTTAATGCAAGCCCAAAGGATGAGAGTATACCTACGATAAAGCATGCATCGATTCATGGGTGCGTTGAAATCTCAAGAGGCTGTGGTCGAAACTGTCAGTTTTGTACACCTACAATGCAGAAGAGAAGGAATTTCCGACTAGACAAAATTATGGAAGAAGTGAAAGTTAACATCAAAGAAGGAGCTGAGATGATAACTCTCAGCACCGAAGATGTTTTCCTATACGGTGCCAAGAACAACGGTTTTATTCCCAATAAGAAAGCAGTTTTGAAATTGCTTAGAAGCGTCGCCTCCCATCCAAGAGTTAAAGCTATCCAACCATCTCACATGTCGTTGGCACCAGTTGTTCACGATCCCGGCATGGTTGAGGAAGCATCGGAGATACTGATTGAACACAGCTGGTATAGCCACAGTGGGAAACCGATTGTAACGGCTGAGACGGGAATAGAAACTGGTAGCACTCGCCTTATCCAAAGATACATGGCAGGGAAACCACTTCCATTTAAACCTGAAGATTGGAAAGAACTTGTCTCTCAAGCCTTTGGAATTTTGAACGACAACAATTGGTATCCGCTTGCTACTTTAATAGTAGGTCTGCCGGACGAAATTGAAGACGACGTAATAACGACACTTGAATTGATTGATGACCTAAGCGAGTACAGGGCTTTTTTTGTCCCATTACTTTTTGTTCCTTTAGAAAGTTGTCTCTTGAGCAAACAACACGGCGCCGAATTGGATTCGCTTTCGAGAGCACGATGGGAGCTTCTCACAAAATGCTGGAAATACAATGTCCATGTTTGGCATTCATCCTTCCTTGAATGCCGAGTCCGCAACCCTTTGCTTTACAATTTCATTACGAAATTTCTACTTCCCTCAGTCGGGTTTCTCTCAGGGCTCTACTATGGAGCAAAACACGGAAAAATCGTTCAAGATTCGATCTGGGATATGGCTGGAGTTACATGA
- a CDS encoding radical SAM protein, translating into MKPKGRKGLGFALDLIPIGLEYIAASIENVVEDVHIIDMELEQHPLKHFLDLFRPDLVGITMSATDHKEGLHLAKIAKKNDIATVLGGYHPTLVPDELLSHLQVDMVIRGEGEYTMKELIQKGCPKGVLGVSYKENGKMVHNEDCPMIENLDSLPFPARHLRRHKYDHMNSRGREMDVICISRGCLGRCSFCCEPIMNEGRQRFRSSENVMAELLEIASFHNGKPLRILVVDPNFMGNPKRIDRLCNLLHDHKLDIMFSVMARVDSVAKHPQLIKKMCENGFLDYELGIESPSLRDLKNTRKGITLEMQRKAVKILRDNGADVSGTFVIGLPGQTEEEIKQFSVYAKDLGLMNAAFGIATPFPRTEFYSNLDKNGLIVERDWVKYDEMHSVFRLDGISRTRLEELETYCMARFWTLNTLLDRAKVLQRRSGKKISLKDFIDDIVGKITFGRNVGCDLRKGAFENHLKAVLEAIVDAESEERVRKIDMHDVIEMSRVLGILGSQKIQCTLTYKEQPPVSYIIKTKRSSRGNVEYIKTVYGKQDDATISVDIDLNDVINSVNDDLSFNPIGTAIFLVRSARSLKGVWNVFRLCAAISIDFTITFLNEKVKNKM; encoded by the coding sequence GTGAAACCGAAAGGAAGGAAAGGTTTAGGTTTTGCACTAGACCTGATTCCAATTGGTTTGGAATACATCGCTGCATCAATAGAGAATGTCGTAGAAGATGTTCACATAATCGACATGGAACTTGAGCAACATCCACTCAAACATTTTCTTGATCTTTTTCGTCCTGATTTAGTAGGAATAACAATGTCGGCAACTGATCACAAAGAGGGATTGCACCTTGCCAAAATTGCCAAGAAAAATGACATCGCAACTGTACTTGGAGGCTATCATCCTACCCTTGTTCCTGACGAGTTACTTTCGCATTTACAAGTTGATATGGTAATTCGTGGTGAAGGAGAGTATACAATGAAGGAACTTATACAGAAAGGCTGTCCAAAAGGCGTTCTTGGTGTTTCGTACAAAGAAAACGGAAAAATGGTTCATAATGAAGATTGCCCGATGATTGAAAACTTGGATTCGTTACCGTTTCCAGCTAGACACTTAAGGAGACACAAATACGACCACATGAACAGCAGAGGTAGGGAAATGGATGTCATTTGCATCTCCCGCGGCTGCTTGGGAAGGTGCAGCTTTTGTTGTGAACCTATTATGAATGAGGGTCGCCAGCGTTTCCGCTCGTCTGAAAATGTCATGGCTGAACTATTAGAGATCGCATCCTTCCATAATGGAAAACCACTCCGAATCCTTGTGGTGGATCCAAATTTTATGGGAAATCCTAAAAGAATTGATCGTTTGTGCAATTTGTTGCACGACCATAAACTGGATATAATGTTCTCAGTAATGGCAAGGGTTGACAGCGTTGCCAAACATCCTCAGCTCATCAAGAAGATGTGTGAAAACGGTTTTCTTGACTATGAATTGGGAATTGAAAGTCCAAGTTTAAGGGATTTGAAGAACACACGAAAAGGCATAACCCTCGAGATGCAAAGAAAGGCCGTGAAAATACTTCGGGATAACGGTGCCGACGTTTCAGGAACTTTTGTCATCGGTCTACCAGGTCAGACTGAGGAAGAGATAAAGCAGTTTTCTGTTTACGCAAAAGACCTGGGCTTAATGAACGCAGCATTCGGTATTGCGACCCCATTTCCTAGAACCGAATTTTACAGCAACCTGGATAAAAATGGTTTGATAGTCGAGCGCGATTGGGTGAAATACGATGAAATGCATTCTGTGTTCAGGTTGGATGGCATAAGCAGAACACGACTAGAAGAATTAGAAACCTATTGCATGGCAAGATTTTGGACGTTAAATACACTTTTGGATCGGGCTAAGGTTTTGCAGAGAAGATCTGGAAAGAAGATATCATTAAAGGATTTTATAGATGATATTGTTGGAAAGATAACGTTCGGTAGGAATGTTGGGTGCGACCTGCGAAAGGGAGCTTTTGAGAATCACCTCAAGGCGGTTTTAGAGGCGATTGTGGACGCTGAAAGTGAAGAAAGGGTAAGAAAAATAGACATGCACGATGTCATAGAAATGTCAAGGGTTCTTGGAATTCTCGGTTCACAGAAGATACAGTGCACTCTTACATACAAAGAACAGCCTCCTGTTAGCTATATCATAAAAACAAAGCGTAGCAGCAGGGGCAATGTGGAGTACATAAAAACTGTTTATGGGAAACAAGATGACGCGACAATAAGTGTTGACATTGACTTAAATGACGTGATAAATTCAGTTAATGATGATTTGTCGTTTAACCCCATAGGAACGGCCATCTTCTTGGTAAGATCTGCACGAAGCCTGAAGGGTGTATGGAATGTATTCAGGCTGTGTGCCGCAATAAGCATAGATTTTACCATCACATTCCTCAATGAAAAGGTGAAAAATAAGATGTGA
- a CDS encoding TIGR00289 family protein, whose protein sequence is MRVAALISGGKDSALALHRTLQEGHDVKFLVTMIPKRDDSWMFHYLNIHLTNLFAEAAGIHLVKEETAGVKEEELKDLKRVLATLDIEGVISGAVASQYQKQRIDKICKELSLNSITPLWKKNPLKLLKELVNLKFKAIITGVYAHGFNKNWLGKHIDTDTIDALKDLNRKYHISLIGEGGEYETLVLDAPFFKKKIDLVEIEAIWKGQNGYLLVRKAHLVEKDAS, encoded by the coding sequence ATGCGTGTTGCAGCGTTGATTAGCGGAGGGAAAGATTCAGCTTTAGCGCTTCACCGCACCTTACAAGAAGGACACGATGTAAAGTTCTTAGTTACAATGATACCAAAAAGAGACGACAGTTGGATGTTTCACTACCTAAATATCCACTTAACCAACTTGTTCGCAGAAGCTGCAGGCATCCATCTAGTAAAGGAAGAAACAGCGGGGGTTAAAGAAGAAGAACTAAAAGACTTGAAACGTGTACTAGCCACATTAGACATAGAAGGCGTGATATCTGGAGCAGTAGCTTCTCAATATCAAAAGCAGCGAATTGACAAAATCTGCAAGGAGCTAAGTCTCAATTCGATTACACCACTTTGGAAAAAGAACCCTCTGAAACTTCTGAAAGAACTAGTTAATCTGAAGTTCAAAGCTATAATAACTGGCGTCTACGCCCACGGCTTCAACAAAAACTGGTTAGGAAAACATATAGACACAGACACTATAGATGCTCTTAAAGACCTAAACCGCAAATATCACATTTCACTCATAGGTGAAGGCGGCGAATATGAAACACTAGTTCTAGACGCACCCTTTTTCAAGAAAAAAATCGACCTAGTTGAAATAGAAGCAATCTGGAAAGGCCAAAACGGATATTTACTCGTAAGAAAAGCACATCTAGTAGAGAAAGACGCATCTTAA
- a CDS encoding MGMT family protein yields MSKRWGTGTVVIPAPIEVDEMMKKVPKGNLITLNEIRIALAKKHNATIGCPLTTGIFAWIAANAAEEEKEKGGKDVTPYWRILKTGGVINPKYPGGVEAQRKFLESEGHKVLQKGKKYVVLDYEKSLVEI; encoded by the coding sequence ATGAGCAAAAGGTGGGGTACGGGAACAGTAGTCATCCCTGCACCTATAGAAGTTGACGAGATGATGAAAAAAGTGCCTAAAGGAAATCTTATAACCTTAAACGAAATTCGCATTGCCCTTGCTAAAAAGCATAATGCAACAATCGGATGTCCTTTAACTACAGGTATCTTTGCTTGGATTGCAGCCAACGCCGCTGAGGAAGAAAAAGAGAAGGGTGGGAAAGACGTTACGCCTTATTGGCGCATCCTAAAAACAGGTGGGGTCATAAATCCAAAATATCCTGGTGGGGTAGAAGCACAAAGAAAGTTTCTAGAAAGCGAAGGTCATAAAGTGCTCCAAAAAGGTAAAAAATACGTTGTCTTAGACTACGAAAAGTCATTGGTGGAAATCTAA
- a CDS encoding PadR family transcriptional regulator, with translation MVNIINAFLTGLERPLVLWLLSRGPMHGYEIIKEFKRLTGQKLKPSSVYPLLHWLEDEGFLVSEWIKKGKRNLRRYRLTAKGENLLLKVRNFFNKPIRNVIADLLSEQKGK, from the coding sequence GTGGTTAACATCATCAATGCGTTTCTAACTGGCCTCGAGAGACCGCTCGTACTTTGGCTTTTGTCTCGTGGACCTATGCACGGATATGAAATTATTAAGGAGTTTAAGAGATTAACGGGGCAGAAATTGAAGCCAAGTAGCGTGTATCCCCTTCTCCACTGGTTAGAGGACGAGGGTTTTCTCGTCAGTGAATGGATTAAAAAAGGTAAACGCAACCTAAGGCGTTATCGCTTAACCGCGAAAGGAGAAAATCTTCTTTTGAAAGTGCGCAACTTTTTCAACAAGCCAATTAGAAATGTAATCGCTGACTTGTTAAGTGAACAAAAAGGAAAATGA
- a CDS encoding UbiA prenyltransferase family protein gives MGFGSIFLGLPPPERIVIVLFAFSFATASIFILNQYFDREEDQGNVVKSNLPVASGKIAPRTALILSFSLIILCLFSIFLVDRVLISLFLVYFTLWIAYSVPPFRLKSVPVMDFVVSGVGAGLLPFLMGVGASSKSNVNILLILAGAIPFMLAHSSGHILQALGDYEADHKMGVQTFVVKYGRKKGIITIGFLSFITGLLPFIYAAFGLLPFNYFLLFFLPLPFFIPIAKRYLITTKNPTTENVVSLQKTARKFGVIIITVVGAYVLVGKILGL, from the coding sequence TTGGGGTTTGGGAGCATTTTCCTAGGTTTACCTCCCCCTGAACGCATTGTTATTGTCTTGTTTGCTTTCTCATTTGCTACAGCCAGCATCTTTATTTTGAATCAATATTTCGACAGAGAGGAGGATCAGGGGAACGTAGTAAAATCTAATCTCCCTGTTGCCTCTGGAAAGATAGCGCCACGAACAGCGTTAATTCTTTCTTTTTCACTGATTATTTTATGTTTATTCTCAATATTTTTAGTTGACAGGGTTCTTATATCATTGTTCCTTGTTTATTTTACCCTTTGGATTGCCTATTCTGTCCCGCCTTTTCGTCTGAAAAGTGTGCCGGTTATGGATTTCGTCGTTTCAGGCGTAGGTGCTGGTCTGCTTCCGTTTTTAATGGGAGTAGGCGCATCTTCCAAATCGAATGTCAACATCCTGCTCATTCTGGCGGGTGCAATACCGTTTATGTTAGCTCACTCTAGCGGCCACATCTTGCAAGCACTTGGAGACTATGAAGCAGATCATAAGATGGGAGTTCAAACTTTCGTTGTTAAGTATGGAAGAAAGAAAGGCATTATTACTATAGGATTTTTATCTTTCATAACTGGGCTCTTGCCTTTCATCTACGCGGCTTTTGGCTTATTGCCTTTCAACTATTTTCTTCTGTTTTTCTTACCGCTCCCGTTTTTCATACCAATTGCCAAGCGTTACCTAATTACGACTAAAAATCCAACGACAGAAAATGTTGTCAGCCTACAGAAAACAGCAAGAAAATTTGGAGTTATAATAATAACTGTAGTAGGGGCTTATGTGTTGGTGGGAAAAATACTTGGCTTGTAG